A DNA window from Clavibacter sepedonicus contains the following coding sequences:
- the cmk gene encoding (d)CMP kinase yields the protein MTGDAVNAPDPTAPDPLEDALLVDATLNRTVVAVDGPAGSGKSSVSRAAARALGFDYQDTGAAYRALSWFALESGVDTEDPATVTSLIEGFDYDIAIDPDETRVSVRGTDVTEAIREPRVSAVVSRVARVPEVRHYMVELFRALMASSDKPGIVVEGRDITTVVAPDAQVRILLTASPEARMSRRSAETSTQSAAAVGESLASRDRADSQVVDFMNAADGVTTIDSTHIDFDQTVQAVVDLVHARTD from the coding sequence ATGACCGGAGACGCTGTGAACGCACCCGACCCGACCGCACCCGACCCGCTGGAGGACGCCCTGCTCGTCGACGCCACGCTGAACCGCACGGTCGTCGCCGTCGACGGCCCCGCCGGCAGTGGCAAGTCGAGCGTGAGCCGGGCCGCCGCGCGCGCCCTCGGCTTCGACTACCAGGACACCGGCGCCGCGTACCGCGCGCTCAGCTGGTTCGCGCTGGAGAGCGGCGTCGACACCGAGGATCCCGCCACCGTCACCAGCCTCATCGAGGGGTTCGACTACGACATCGCGATCGACCCCGACGAGACGCGCGTCTCCGTCCGCGGCACCGACGTCACCGAGGCGATCCGCGAGCCCCGCGTCTCCGCCGTCGTGAGCCGCGTGGCCCGCGTGCCCGAGGTGCGGCACTACATGGTGGAGCTGTTCCGCGCGCTCATGGCGTCGAGCGACAAGCCCGGCATCGTGGTCGAGGGCCGCGACATCACCACGGTCGTCGCGCCCGACGCCCAGGTCCGCATTCTGCTGACGGCCTCCCCGGAAGCTAGGATGAGCAGGCGTTCCGCGGAGACGTCGACCCAGTCGGCAGCCGCGGTCGGCGAATCACTCGCCTCCCGGGATCGGGCCGACTCGCAGGTCGTCGATTTCATGAACGCCGCAGATGGTGTGACCACCATCGACTCCACGCACATCGACTTCGATCAGACCGTCCAGGCGGTGGTCGATCTCGTACACGCACGAACGGATTGA
- the der gene encoding ribosome biogenesis GTPase Der, protein MADHDDDFPELDSALTERLSSIDEELAAQRAQTLRAGLDDYDLDDEDLEVLEAATDDPDQVTYLPALPVLAVVGRPNVGKSALINRILGRREAVVEDTPGVTRDRVSYKAEYAGRWFTLVDTGGWEPDAKGINASVAMQAEIAMDLADAVLFVVDANVGATSTDEHVVRLLRKTKKTVILAANKVDDARQEPNAASLWSLGLGEPHPVSALHGRGVADLLDLVLKTLPLVSKVAKEEVGGPRRVAILGRPNVGKSSLLNKAAGEERVVVNELAGTTRDPVDEQVEIADKVWRFVDTAGIRRRMHLAQGADFYASLRTSAALEKAEVAVVMIDVSEVISEQDIRIIELVLESGRALVLAFNKWDLLDDERRRYLEREIETDLAHVSWAPRVNISARTGRHMEKLVPALETALESWDTRIATGKFNAFLAELTAAHPHPVRGGKQPRILFGTQASSRPPTFVLFTTGYLDPQYRRYIQRRLREIYGFEGSPIIVNMRVREKRKR, encoded by the coding sequence ATGGCTGATCACGACGACGACTTCCCTGAGCTCGACAGCGCGCTCACCGAGCGCCTGTCGAGCATCGACGAGGAGCTCGCCGCCCAGCGCGCGCAGACGCTCCGCGCCGGGCTCGACGACTACGACCTGGACGACGAGGACCTCGAGGTCCTCGAAGCGGCGACCGACGACCCCGACCAGGTCACGTACCTGCCGGCGCTGCCCGTGCTCGCGGTGGTCGGCCGCCCGAACGTCGGCAAGTCGGCGCTCATCAACCGCATCCTCGGCCGCCGCGAGGCCGTCGTCGAGGACACCCCCGGCGTCACGCGCGACCGCGTCTCCTACAAGGCCGAGTACGCCGGCCGTTGGTTCACGCTGGTCGACACCGGCGGCTGGGAGCCCGACGCCAAGGGCATCAACGCGTCCGTCGCCATGCAGGCCGAGATCGCGATGGACCTCGCCGACGCCGTGCTCTTCGTCGTCGACGCCAACGTCGGCGCCACGAGCACGGACGAGCACGTCGTCCGCCTGCTCCGCAAGACCAAGAAGACGGTGATCCTCGCGGCCAACAAGGTCGACGACGCGCGCCAGGAGCCGAACGCCGCGTCGCTGTGGTCGCTCGGCCTCGGCGAGCCGCACCCCGTCTCCGCGCTGCACGGCCGCGGCGTGGCCGACCTGCTGGATCTCGTGCTGAAGACCCTGCCGCTCGTCTCCAAGGTCGCCAAGGAGGAGGTCGGCGGACCCCGCCGCGTCGCCATCCTCGGCCGCCCGAACGTCGGCAAGTCGAGCCTGCTCAACAAGGCCGCGGGCGAGGAGCGCGTGGTCGTCAACGAGCTCGCCGGCACCACGCGGGATCCCGTCGACGAGCAGGTCGAGATCGCCGACAAGGTGTGGCGCTTCGTCGACACCGCCGGGATCCGCCGCCGCATGCACCTCGCCCAGGGCGCCGACTTCTACGCGTCGCTCCGCACGAGCGCGGCGCTGGAGAAGGCGGAGGTCGCGGTCGTCATGATCGACGTCTCCGAGGTCATCAGCGAGCAGGACATCCGCATCATCGAGCTGGTGCTCGAGTCGGGCCGCGCGCTCGTGCTCGCGTTCAACAAGTGGGACCTGCTCGACGACGAGCGCCGCCGCTACCTCGAGCGCGAGATCGAGACCGACCTCGCGCACGTGTCGTGGGCGCCGCGCGTCAACATCTCGGCGCGTACCGGCCGCCACATGGAGAAGCTCGTGCCGGCGCTCGAGACGGCGCTGGAGTCGTGGGACACCCGCATCGCGACGGGCAAGTTCAACGCGTTCCTCGCCGAGCTCACCGCAGCGCACCCGCACCCCGTGCGCGGCGGCAAGCAGCCGCGCATCCTGTTCGGCACGCAGGCCTCGAGCCGGCCGCCGACATTCGTGCTCTTCACGACCGGGTACCTCGACCCGCAGTACCGCCGCTACATCCAGCGTCGCCTGCGCGAGATCTACGGCTTCGAGGGCAGCCCGATCATCGTCAACATGCGCGTGCGGGAGAAGCGGAAGCGCTAG
- a CDS encoding prephenate dehydrogenase gives MSEAAGAAAATDTRVQGTVRIVGTGLLGTSIALGLRARGVDVVLADASPTTLRLAADMGAGRIADISSAPDRPALVVVCVPPDVTARVVAAELAAHPDALVTDVASVKAAPLAELRAMGADLSSYLGSHPLAGRERGGPVSATGDLFLGRPWVIAGHDGITYSAGAPVEQLILDLGAVPIEMTAEEHDASVALVSHVPQVVASLLASRLADGDASALGLSGQGLRDTTRIASSDAALWVQILGANASRIVPILKALRTDLDEVIDALDDVDAQGARLRVAERIHAGNAGVARIPGKHGQDRRFAAVTVMIDDRPGQLAALICDVGAADVSIEDLRLEHSQGAQVGLVEIAVLPEARDRLVARLEERDWRIAG, from the coding sequence GTGAGCGAGGCCGCGGGCGCGGCCGCCGCGACCGACACGCGTGTGCAGGGGACCGTCCGCATCGTCGGCACGGGCCTCCTCGGCACGAGCATCGCGCTCGGCCTCCGCGCCCGCGGCGTCGACGTGGTGCTGGCCGACGCGTCGCCGACCACGCTCCGCCTCGCCGCGGACATGGGCGCGGGGCGCATCGCCGACATCTCCTCGGCGCCCGACCGGCCAGCGCTCGTCGTCGTCTGCGTGCCGCCGGACGTGACCGCGCGCGTGGTCGCGGCCGAGCTCGCCGCGCACCCGGACGCGCTCGTCACCGACGTCGCGAGCGTGAAGGCCGCGCCGCTCGCGGAGCTGCGCGCCATGGGTGCCGACCTCTCCAGCTACCTCGGCTCCCACCCGCTCGCCGGGCGGGAGCGCGGCGGCCCCGTCTCCGCGACGGGCGACCTCTTCCTCGGCCGGCCCTGGGTCATCGCGGGCCACGACGGCATCACGTACTCCGCCGGCGCGCCCGTCGAGCAGCTGATCCTCGACCTCGGCGCCGTCCCGATCGAGATGACCGCGGAGGAGCACGACGCCTCGGTGGCCCTCGTCTCGCACGTGCCGCAGGTCGTCGCGAGCCTGCTCGCGTCGCGGCTCGCGGACGGCGACGCTTCGGCGCTCGGCCTCTCCGGGCAGGGGCTCCGCGACACGACGCGCATCGCGTCGAGCGACGCGGCGCTCTGGGTGCAGATCCTCGGCGCCAACGCCTCCCGCATCGTGCCGATCCTCAAGGCCCTCCGCACCGACCTCGACGAGGTGATCGACGCGCTCGACGACGTCGACGCGCAGGGCGCCCGGCTGCGCGTGGCCGAGCGGATCCACGCGGGCAACGCGGGCGTCGCTCGCATCCCCGGCAAGCACGGCCAGGACCGCCGCTTCGCCGCCGTGACCGTGATGATCGACGACCGCCCCGGCCAGCTGGCCGCGCTCATCTGCGACGTCGGCGCCGCCGACGTCAGCATCGAGGACCTGCGCCTCGAGCACTCCCAGGGCGCGCAGGTGGGTCTCGTCGAGATCGCCGTGCTGCCCGAGGCCCGCGACCGCCTGGTCGCGCGGCTTGAAGAACGTGACTGGAGGATCGCCGGATGA
- a CDS encoding pseudouridine synthase, with product MTPSTEPDDRASAHAWNPDEPVAGVRLQKVMAAAGVASRRVCEDMIAAGRVTVNGETVTEPGRRIDPDVDEVAVDDQAVQLDTSKRYLMLNKPVGIYSSLRDERGRPDLREFTEEFEERLFNVGRLDAETSGLLILTNDGDLAHVLAHPSFGVLKTYIAKVTGRVTPQTIQRLTQGVDLEDGPIQADRARILSGGGDQTLVEITLHSGRNRIVRRMLDEVGHPVEELVRRQFGPLHLGSLGVGRVRDLTSDELGQLLTISREARAQAGPANPQGAGAAAEAQGDVDREDGE from the coding sequence ATGACCCCCTCCACTGAGCCCGATGACCGCGCGTCCGCGCACGCCTGGAACCCGGACGAGCCCGTCGCGGGCGTCCGCCTGCAGAAGGTGATGGCCGCCGCCGGCGTCGCCAGCCGCCGCGTCTGCGAGGACATGATCGCCGCCGGCCGCGTCACCGTGAACGGCGAGACCGTCACCGAGCCCGGCCGCCGAATCGACCCCGACGTCGACGAGGTCGCGGTCGACGACCAGGCCGTGCAGCTCGACACCTCCAAGCGCTACCTCATGCTCAACAAGCCCGTCGGGATCTACTCCTCGCTGCGCGACGAGCGCGGCCGACCCGACCTGCGCGAGTTCACGGAGGAGTTCGAGGAGCGCCTGTTCAACGTCGGCCGCCTCGACGCGGAGACGAGCGGCCTGCTCATCCTCACCAACGACGGCGACCTCGCGCACGTGCTCGCGCACCCGTCGTTCGGCGTGCTGAAGACGTACATCGCGAAGGTCACCGGGCGGGTCACGCCGCAGACGATCCAGCGGCTCACGCAGGGCGTCGACCTCGAGGACGGGCCGATCCAGGCGGATCGCGCGCGCATCCTCTCGGGCGGCGGCGACCAGACGCTCGTGGAGATCACGCTGCACTCGGGCCGCAACCGCATCGTGCGCCGCATGCTCGACGAGGTCGGCCACCCGGTGGAGGAGCTCGTGCGCCGCCAGTTCGGGCCGCTGCACCTCGGATCCCTCGGCGTCGGCCGCGTGCGCGACCTCACCTCCGACGAGCTCGGCCAGCTGCTCACCATCTCGCGCGAGGCCCGCGCGCAGGCCGGACCCGCGAACCCGCAGGGCGCCGGCGCGGCCGCCGAGGCGCAGGGGGACGTGGACCGCGAGGACGGCGAGTGA
- the scpB gene encoding SMC-Scp complex subunit ScpB, with translation MTAEPQDPTGDTAVPDADTPLDLDRALEALLMVADEPQSVTTLATATSTPVKEVRRAIQRLVDDFDGKTGGVRRGFELREVGGGWRVYVRPEYDTVIRDHVLTQNPTRLSQAALETLAVIAYKQPISRSQVAAIRAVNVDSVVRTLLARGLVTEAFTAEETGAIHYGTTDHLLTQLGINSLDELPPISPLLPDGAEGFHDPLH, from the coding sequence GACGCCGACACCCCGCTCGACCTCGACCGCGCGCTCGAGGCCCTGCTCATGGTCGCGGACGAGCCGCAGAGCGTGACGACGCTCGCGACCGCCACCTCGACGCCCGTGAAGGAGGTGCGCCGCGCGATCCAGCGGCTCGTCGACGACTTCGACGGGAAGACCGGGGGAGTGCGCCGCGGCTTCGAGCTGCGCGAGGTCGGCGGCGGCTGGCGCGTCTACGTGCGGCCCGAGTACGACACGGTGATCCGCGACCACGTGCTCACGCAGAACCCCACGCGCCTCTCGCAGGCGGCCCTCGAGACACTCGCGGTCATCGCGTACAAGCAGCCGATCAGCCGCAGCCAGGTCGCCGCGATCCGCGCCGTGAACGTCGACTCGGTGGTGCGGACGCTGCTCGCGCGGGGCCTCGTGACGGAGGCCTTCACCGCCGAAGAGACCGGCGCGATCCATTACGGTACGACAGACCACCTGCTCACGCAGCTCGGCATCAACTCGCTCGACGAGCTCCCCCCGATCTCCCCGTTGCTCCCCGACGGGGCGGAAGGCTTCCATGACCCCCTCCACTGA
- a CDS encoding IS481-like element IS1121 family transposase gives MSHGNARLTVHGRVLLVRRVVEDRRPVAHVARELGVSRQCAHRWVNRFRAEGLRGLTDRSSRPRSVPRRTSPERERAVLEARAQLRAGPARLAPVTGVPSRTISRILRRHGAPPLAWLDPVTGAVIRASRSTAHRYEHEHPGDLIHVDVKKLGRIPDGGGWRVHGRSEQVRGRGIGFDYVHAAVDDHTRLAYAEIHPDEKGATAAGFLTRAAAYFAGHGITRIERVITDNAFAYRHSTAFKNAVQDLGARQKFIRPHCPWQNGKVERFNRTLATEWAYRQPFTSNQHRADALDPFIEHYNTERIHSSHGLTPAARVSPTS, from the coding sequence ATGTCCCACGGTAATGCTCGTCTGACGGTTCACGGGAGGGTTCTCCTCGTGCGGCGGGTGGTGGAGGATCGTCGGCCGGTCGCGCACGTCGCGCGGGAGCTGGGGGTGTCGCGGCAGTGCGCGCATCGATGGGTGAACCGGTTCCGTGCCGAGGGGCTGCGAGGGCTGACGGATCGGTCATCGCGGCCCCGGTCAGTACCGAGGCGAACGAGCCCGGAGCGGGAACGGGCCGTGCTGGAAGCGCGGGCCCAGTTGCGGGCGGGTCCTGCGCGGCTGGCGCCGGTGACAGGTGTTCCATCCCGTACGATCTCCCGCATCCTGCGCCGGCACGGGGCGCCGCCGTTGGCATGGTTGGACCCCGTCACCGGGGCCGTGATCCGGGCATCCCGGTCAACGGCGCACCGGTATGAGCACGAGCATCCGGGTGATCTGATCCACGTGGACGTGAAGAAGCTCGGGAGGATCCCGGACGGAGGCGGCTGGCGGGTCCACGGGCGCAGCGAGCAGGTCCGCGGCCGCGGGATCGGGTTCGATTACGTCCATGCCGCGGTCGATGACCACACCCGTCTCGCCTACGCGGAGATCCATCCCGATGAGAAAGGCGCGACCGCGGCCGGGTTCCTGACCCGCGCAGCGGCGTACTTCGCCGGGCATGGGATCACCCGGATCGAGCGGGTCATCACGGACAACGCGTTCGCCTACCGGCACTCGACCGCGTTCAAGAACGCCGTCCAGGACCTGGGCGCGCGGCAGAAGTTCATCCGCCCGCACTGCCCCTGGCAGAACGGCAAGGTCGAGCGCTTCAACCGGACCCTCGCGACCGAGTGGGCCTACCGGCAACCCTTCACCAGCAACCAACACCGCGCCGACGCGCTTGACCCCTTCATCGAGCACTACAACACTGAACGAATCCACTCAAGCCACGGGCTCACGCCCGCGGCCCGAGTGTCACCAACGTCATGA